CGCTTCTCATTGCTGTAGTACTAGCAGCAGTGATTCGATACTTTTTATTTGCACCAATAGTGGTGGATGGATTATCGATGATGCCGACTCTCCATGACCAGGATCGGATGATCGTTAATAAGCTAAGCTATAAAATCGGAGAGCCTGAAAGATTTGATATCATTGTTTTTCACGCACCCGAGAACAAGGATTACATAAAAAGAGTGATTGGCCTGCCTGGGGATAAGATAGAATATAAAAATGATACGCTATATGTGAATGGCAAAGCATATGAAGAACCATACTTGGAAGAATATAAAAAACAGGTGATCGATGGTCCGTTGACTGATCCATTCACGCTAGAAGAGAAGATTGGAACAGAAACAGTCCCTGAAGGCCATCTTTTCGTAATGGGTGACAATCGCCGATTCAGCAAGGACAGCCGGCACATTGGCACTGTACCGTTCGAAAAGGTGCTGGGAAAAACCAATGTCATCTACTGGCCAATTGAGGATATTAGAACAATAGACTAGATAGGGACCGGCCGCCGATAACAGAGATGTAAAACAGATAGGAGGTGGCTGCTTTGACGATCCAATGGTTTCCAGGCCATATGGCCAAGGCTCGCAGAGAGGTCACGGAAAAATTAAAGCTTGTTGATGTGATATTTGAACTGGTGGATGCAAGGATTCCATATTCATCCAGGAATCCAATGATTGATGAAATCATTCAGCACAAACCAAGAATTGTGTTATTGAATAAAGCGGATATGGCTGACAAGGCTGTCACGGAAGAATGGCTCCGCTACTACCGCGAAAAAGGGATTACCGCTCTTGCAATCAATTCGCAGGCTGGGACAGGATTAAAGCCGATTGTACAGGAATCTAAGGTGCTGCTTAAAGATAAATTCGATCGGCTGAAGTCAAAGGGAGTCAAGCCAAGGGCGATACGGGCCATGATCGTGGGCATCCCTAACGCCGGGAAGTCGACATTGATCAATCGCCTTGCCGGGAGAAATATCGCTCAGACCGGAAACAGGCCTGGTGTAACGAAAGCCCAGCAATGGATTAAGGTGGGAAAGGAACTTGAACTCCTTGATACTC
The nucleotide sequence above comes from Mesobacillus jeotgali. Encoded proteins:
- the ylqF gene encoding ribosome biogenesis GTPase YlqF codes for the protein MTIQWFPGHMAKARREVTEKLKLVDVIFELVDARIPYSSRNPMIDEIIQHKPRIVLLNKADMADKAVTEEWLRYYREKGITALAINSQAGTGLKPIVQESKVLLKDKFDRLKSKGVKPRAIRAMIVGIPNAGKSTLINRLAGRNIAQTGNRPGVTKAQQWIKVGKELELLDTPGILWPKFEDQEVGTKLAVTGAIKDTILNLQDLAVYALRFLEKRYPERLQERYKLSALPEEIVELFDQIGDFRGCRMPGGYVDYDKVAELVIREIRTEKLGPLSFERPQDLVKDEVTEKQEEK
- the lepB gene encoding signal peptidase I, producing MAEKKKNELWEWTKALLIAVVLAAVIRYFLFAPIVVDGLSMMPTLHDQDRMIVNKLSYKIGEPERFDIIVFHAPENKDYIKRVIGLPGDKIEYKNDTLYVNGKAYEEPYLEEYKKQVIDGPLTDPFTLEEKIGTETVPEGHLFVMGDNRRFSKDSRHIGTVPFEKVLGKTNVIYWPIEDIRTID